The following are encoded in a window of Anopheles stephensi strain Indian chromosome X, UCI_ANSTEP_V1.0, whole genome shotgun sequence genomic DNA:
- the LOC118505954 gene encoding uncharacterized protein LOC118505954 gives MSEPPKKWRLFALQQLPSAVLCSTGAIVRVFGPRTSSRPTPEPSLAPDAGSMDIATRPAGSVEQKRGSQPSTSATPVPAFVPAAGSMRVIPRPAGSSATSESSTALTAGSVDIATRPAGSMAQKRGSQPSTKAIRGMILVPASSVRVVPLATTSVTPKSSVASAAGSSAHDFARPAKTTVVHQGFRQPSPSMTPEPCVSLDIMFDKQFLAKCSWLGSGGRKIAFKNYVHTMQFLKNVATNHMGVEVDINFVEICVLRIAKRSKWDTLFDPAT, from the exons ATGTCGGAACCACCAAAGAAATGGCGCCTTTTTGCACTGCAACAACTGCCTTCGGCTGTATTATGCTCCACAGGGGCGATCGTCCGTGTTTTTGGACCGCGAACGTCATCaagaccgacgccggaacCGTCTCTTGCCCCCGATGCTGGTTCCatggatatcgctacgcgaccggcaggatcggtggaacaaaagcgaggatcGCAGCCGTCCACTAGTGCGACGCCGGTACCGGCATTTGTTCCCGCTGCAGGTTCCATGCGTGTCATTCCGCGGCCGGCAGGATCGTCTGCGACGTCGGAATCTTCtactgctctcactgctggttccgtggatatcgctacgcgtCCGGCAGGATCGATGGCGCAAAAGCGAGGATCGCAGCCCTCAACGAAAGCGATACGTGGGATGATTCTTGTGCCTGCTAGTTCCGTGCGTGTTGTTCCACTAGCGACCACAAGTGTGACGCCGAAATCGTctgttgcttcagctgctggtTCAAGCGCGCATGACTTTGCGCGACCGGCAAAAACGACTGTCGTGCATCAAGGATTCCGTCAGCCGTCACCAAGCATGACACCGGAACCGTGTGTTTCATTGGATATAATGTTCGACAAACAATTTTTAGCCAAGTGTAGCTGGCTCGGAtcgggtggaagaaaaatagcgTTCAAAAACTATGTACATActatgcaatttttaaaaaatgtagCCACAAACCACATGGGCGTAGAAGTAGATATAAACTTCGTAGAaat CTGCGTCCTGCGTATAGCAAAACGATCCAAATGGGATACGTTGTTCGATCCGGCCACGTGA